CCTTCTTTTATTTTCTTCCAATTGATTCTCCAAAGGCCATATATCTTTTTATAAACACCCATTTTAATAGCATACATTTTCAAGATAAAATTAGTTACTATAGCTACCAAGATTATAAAAAATATCCCAATTTGTACATTTGTAGACATTAAAATATCCATCATTTTCTCTACCTCCCAACTAATTAACTATTTCTGTTATACTAAGACTACCATTGACAGTACTTATCTTATAGTTTCTTTTGATTTCACCTGGTGATGTTACTTCTACATTTCTAGCCAAAAATTTTCCATTAAGAATATTAGCTTTTAAATCAGTATGTTCAACTTTAGTTCTGCCATTTACAGAATTTGATTTTATATAAACCCCTGTTACCCCTTCAGGTAATGATAACCTGATACTTCCATTAACAGTTGATAAATGGACATCCCCTTGATGGTTACCTTTATCAACCAAAGAAATTCCTCCATTGACAGTATCCGCCTTCAAATTTTCAATTTCTCCCTCTACTTTAATTATCCCATTTACCCCTGAAATTTCCATCTCTTTAGCGAAGACATTATCTATATTGATCTTTCCATTTACCGAATTAATTTTCCCTTGAACCAGCTTTAAATTTTGTAAATCCACTTTTCCATTAGTTGATGTAGTATAAAGCTCTGCAACCACATTTTGGGGAAGTGTTATATCGTAATCTATCTTTAAACGGCGGTTTTTATAATTCTCTGTTTCAATCCCATTTTCCT
This DNA window, taken from Anaerobranca gottschalkii DSM 13577, encodes the following:
- a CDS encoding DUF4097 family beta strand repeat-containing protein, giving the protein MEERSIILTMLKEGKITAEEAEKLLAALDEDLMEEEEVQLEKEEGKSKYVETETNFGLIDKLINVLNFGSNIGPVYVFTEDYKHNFTSKEIELDIKTKNGYIKINTWNKDYAFVKVTKTVRGIFSGEKAEDLVKSYKVLKLKENGIETENYKNRRLKIDYDITLPQNVVAELYTTSTNGKVDLQNLKLVQGKINSVNGKINIDNVFAKEMEISGVNGIIKVEGEIENLKADTVNGGISLVDKGNHQGDVHLSTVNGSIRLSLPEGVTGVYIKSNSVNGRTKVEHTDLKANILNGKFLARNVEVTSPGEIKRNYKISTVNGSLSITEIVN